The genome window AGATCGCCCCCTAACCCGTTGAAAACCGTTTGACTTCGGGCTAATAGGTCGCCGATGGCGGAAAAGGCACTTCTTTTCGTCGCCCCGGCCCAGGCGGTGACCCCATTTTTCCCCTTGTTCAAGGAGGCGGGTATCACCGTCGGCATGGTCGACTCCCTGCCCGCCGCCCTGGCCGCCATCCGCAAGTCCCCGCCGGCCGTCGTCTTTTCCCAGGCCAAGATCGGCATCTACACCGCCGAGGCGCTGCTTGCCGAAACCCACAAGGAGCCCGGCTTCCCGCCGGTCATCGTCTTCACCGACCGGGGCACCGCCGCCGAGGCGGCCCGCTGCCTGGAGCTCGGCGCCCGCGACTACTGGCTCGAACCGCTGACCTGGGAGAAAATCCAGGCCGTCCTGCCCAGGGAGCCTGCCGCGGCCGCCGCGGCGTCCCCGGCGCCGGCCGCCGCACCGGCCGTGGCCCCAAGCGACGTGGCTGGCAAGGGATTCGCCATCGTCGGCGAACATCCGCTCATCCTGCGCGTGCTGGCCCTGGCCCGCCAGGTGGCCAAATCCAAGGCCACGGTGCTCATTTCCGGCGAATCCGGCACGGGCAAGGAGATGTTCGCCCGCTACCTCCACGCCAGCTCCGACCGGGCCGACGGCCCGTTTGTCGCCATCAACTGCGCCGCCTTGCCCGAACACCTCCTGGAGTCCGAACTCTTCGGCCACGAGAAGGGGGCCTTCACCGGCGCCATCGCCCGCAAGCTCGGCAAGTTCGAGCTGGCCTCGGGCGGCTCCATCCTCCTCGACGAGATCTCCGAGATGGACCTGGGGCTGCAGGCCAAGCTGTTGCGCGTGCTCCAGGAAAGCGAGTTCGACCGCGTGGGCGGCACCGAGACCGTCCATGTCGACGTGCGCGTGCTGGCCACCACCAACCGCCGCCTGGAAGACGCCGTGGCCGAGGGCAGGTTCCGCCAGGACCTGTACTACCGCCTCAACGTCATTCCGCTCAAACTGCCGGCGCTTCGCGACCGCGGCGAGGACGTGCCGCGCCTGGCCCTTTTTTTCGTGGAGAAGTTCCGCAAGGCCTACAACCTGCCGCGCCTGGCCTTTTCCGCCGACGCCCGGGAGTGGCTCCTGGCCCACGACTGGCCGGGCAACGTGCGCGAGCTGCAAAACCTCATGGAGCGGGCGGTGCTGCTGGCCGGGGCCGGCCCCATCCGCAAGGCCCACTTCCTGCTCGACGGCGAGGACTGGCAGGACGAGGCCGGCCCCGACGCCGAGGCGGCCGGCGCCGAGGCCGAGGACGACACCGGCGAGGGCGAGGCCTTCGACGCCGTGGCGGCGGCCCGGCTCTTCGACGGCGAGGTCGCGGCCGGGGCGGGCGAAGTGGTGCCCCTTGAGGTCATGGAGCGGCACATGATCATCAAGAGCCTGGACCGCACCGAGGGCAACCGGACCCAGGCGGCCCAGCTGCTGGGCATCTCCGTGCGCACCCTGCGCAACAAGCTCAACGAATACCGAAAGCTCGGCATCGACGTTCCCTGACCCACCGATGGCCCCTCCCGCGACCTACAACATCCTGATGTATTCCCACGACACCTACGGTCTGGGACATCTGCGGCGCACCATGGCCATCGCCGAGCATCTGCGCCAGCGCGGGGTCAACATCCTCATCCTCACCGGCTCGTCCCTGGCCGGGCGCTACGAGACCCCCGACGGCGTGGATTTCGTGCGCATCCCCGGCATGATCAAGAAGACCAACGAGGAATACCTCCCCCTTTCCATCAAGATCAACGCCCGCCATGCCCTCAACATCCGGCGCAACATCATCGTGGCCACGGCCAAGGCCTTCCAGCCCCACCTGTTCATCGTGGACAAGGCGCCCATGGGCCTGCGGCGCGAGGTCATCCCCACGCTCAAGTGGCTGCGGCGCTGCATGCCCCGCACCCGCACCATCCTGGGGCTGCGCGACATCATGGACGACGCCGCCTCCACCAGCCGCGAATGGGCGGAGAAAGGCGTCTACGACGTGCTCGACCGCTATTATTCGGAAATCTGGGTCTACGGGGACAAGGGGCTCTACGATCCCGTGGTCGAGTACGCCATCCCCGAGTCCATCAGCCGCAAGATGGTCTTTACCGGCTACATCCCGCGCCACGTGCCCTCGCCCCAGTCCATGGCCCGGGTGCGGCGCGAGGAGCGGCTGTCGCCCGAGGAAAAGCTCGTGGTGGTCACCACGGGCGGCGGCGGCGACGGCTATCCCCTCATGGACGCCTACCTGGGCATGCTGGAGGCCGGCGGCGCGCCCGAACACCGGGTGATCTTCGTCTCGGGGCCGTTCATGCCCAAGTCCGACCGCGAGGCCGTGGCCAGGCGGGCCGGGCGGCTGCGGGCCCGGTTCTACCATTTCTACCGCCGCATGGAGACGCTGCTCGGCCTGGCCGACGCGGTGGTGACCATGGGCGGCTACAACACCACCTGCGAGATCCTGTCCCAGGGCAAGCCCTGCCTGGTGGTGCCGCGCGAGGTGCCGCGCCTGGAGCAGCGCATCCGGGCCGAGGTCTTAAGCGCCAAGGGGCTGATCGAATTCCTGCCCTGGGACGCGCTCACGCCCCGGACCATCGGCGAGCGCCTGAGCCGCCTGCTCGGCGATCCCGGCCCCTACCGGACGGCCATGGCCACCTTTCCCTTCACGGGCCTGTCGGTGATTTCCCAACGCGTGGCCGCCTTTCGCGAGGCGATGTGCCGCGTCGATGCGTCGGCCTGCCCCCCGCCCGACGCCGCGCCGCGTTAAGCCGCGAAAAAGACCGCCCACAACCCGAAGGCCGCAAGCAGCGCGCCGCACACCCGCCTGATGCTGCCCAGGCGCGCCAGCAGCCGCAGCCGCAGGAACTTCCCGCCCAGGGCGATGGCCGCCCACCACAGCATGGAACCGCAGAAAACCCCGGCCACCACGGCCGTGGCCTCGGCGGTTTTGGCGTCCAGCCGCCCCAGGCCGAAGCCGGCGAAAATGGCCAGAAATCCCACCACGGTCAGGGGATTGGTCAGGGTGAGCAGGAAAACGGAGACAAACGCCCCGGCATAGCGCCGCTTGGGGACCTCGGCCGGCTTGGGCGCGGCCTTGGTCGCCAGCAGCCGGATGCCCAGGCCGAGGAGAAACAGCCCCCCGGCCATCTGCAGGAGGCGGGCGTGCTCGGCCAGGAAGTCGGAAACGGCGGTCAGGCCGAAGGCGGCCACCGCGCCGTAGAAGGCGTCGGCCGCGGCCGCGCCCATGCCGGAGAGCAGCCCCACCCGCAGCCCCGAGGTGATGGCCCGCTGCAGGCACAGCATGCCCACCGCGCCGAACGGCATGGCGATCACGGCGCCGATGGCGAAGCCCTTGAGAAAAAACGCCGGCATGGGGACAGGGGGTACAAGGTTTCGCCCGGCCGGGCAAGGCGGCCGGGGATGCGGCGCTCCCGGGACGGAGCCTGCGAAGTGGCGGTCTAGCCGGCGAGGCCGGCGCAGGTCGCGGTTTCGCGCTCGAAGCCGAGCAGGTCGATATCCGCCGCCTTGACGCCGTAGGCGCCGAGCAGCCCGTGGATCTGGCCGCGGTGGTGCGTCTGGTGGTTGAAGAAATGGTGCAGGCACAGGGCCAGGGGCAGGGCCATGGGCCGGCCGTCGGTGGTGACGTAGGTCAGGGTTCCGCCCAGGCGGGTCGCGTCGAGGTCGCGGCAGAAGGCCTCGGCGCGGGCCTCCTCGACCAGCCGGGCGGCGCTGAGCGCGGCCAGGGCCGGGTAGGGCACGGCATCCACGCTGGGCACGGGCTCCCCCTGGCCGGTGAAGCGGTGCAGCCACAACCGGTCGGCCAGGACGAGGTGGTTGGCGATGGCGATGACGGAGCCGAAATTGACGGCGCTCGGGGCGGCCAGGGTCTCGGGCGCGAGGGTGGCCATGGCGGCGTACAGGCGGGCGTTGGCCCAGGCGTTGTAGCGGGACAGGGTCGTCGAAAGGGCCTTCATGACACGGGTTCCTCATGGTGGCGGCCGGGGGCGTGGCCGGGCCGGACGGCCCCCAGGACGCGGTCGATGTTCTCGCGCAGTTGCTGCCTGTCCACGGGTTTGGCGATGTAGCCGTCCAGGCCCTGGGCCAGGATGCGGTCCTTGTCGCCGGCCATGGCGAAGGCGGTCATGGCGATGATGGGAATGGCCGCCTTGCCGCCGTATTTGTCGGCGTCGCGGATCTCCCGGGTGGCTTCGAGCCCGTCGAGCACCGGCATCTGGATGTCCATGACGATGAGGTCGAAATCCTCCCCGGCGAACCGGTCCACGGCCTCCCGGCCGTTGGGCGCGATCACGACGGCATGGCCCATTTTTTCGAGCAGGCGCCGGCAGGCGACGGCGCTTATGGTGTCGTCCTCGGCCAGCAGGATGCGCAGGCTCCTGGCGGCCGCCGGTGGGGCGGCCGGCTCGACGCTCGGCGGCGGGGCGTCAGGGGCCTCGGGAATGCGCAACGGCAGGGACAGGTAGACGTCGGTGCCGCGTCCGGGCTCGCTGTCGATGGCGATCTCGCCGTCGAGAAGCCGGGTGAGTTTCCTGACGATGGACAGGCCGAGCCCGGCGCCCTGGACGCAACGGGAAGGCGGGCCGGCGGCCTGGGTGAAGGGCTCGCACAGCGTCTGCATGAGCGCGTCCGGGATGCCGGGGCCGGTGTCGGACACGACGAAAAGAAGCCGCGCCTCCCGGTCATGGAGGCAAAGCAGGTCGATGGAAACGGTGATGCCGCCCTGGTCCGTGAACTTGATGGCGTTGCCGATGAGGTTGAACAGGATCTGCCGGATGCGCACCTCGTCGCCCCAAAGCGCCCGCGGCAGCCCGGGGCCGACCAGGCAGCGCAGGGTCAGCCCGGCCCCGCGGGCGGCGCCCTGGAAGATGTCGTCGATGGCGGTGACCAGGGCACCGGGGTCGAAGACGCTCGAGACGAGAGGCATCTTGCCGGACTCGATGCGCGACAGGTCCAGGATGTCGCTTAAGAGTTGGGTCAGGCGCGTGGCGGCACGCGTGGCCGCGCGCAGCAGGCCCTGCTGGTCCTCGGTGAGGGTCGTGTCCGCCAGGGTTTGCAGCATGCCCAGGATGCCGTTTAAGGGGGTGCGGATCTCGTGGCTCATGTTGGCCAGGAAGGCGCTTTTGGCCTGGTTGGCCGCTTCGGCGCGCCTTCGGGATTCGATGAGGTCCGTCTCGATGGCCTTGTGGGCGCTGACGTCCTGGATGGTGCCGAAGACTTTTCTGTCGTCGGCGTCGTAGGTGGCCCGGGAGTGGATGTCGATGAGGGCGCCGTCGGTCGGCCGGCGTATCTTGAAGGTGAGGTCGTAGTCGCCGCGCCCTTCCAGGAGGTTTCGCAGGGCGGCATCCAGGGCGGGGCGGTATTGGGGCAGCGGGATATGCTGGACATCCCGCAGGGTGCAGGGCCTGACGCCGGGACCGCCGAGACCGCCGAGACCGTAGATGCGCCTTGCCCCTTGCGATGTGTAGAGCTCCCCCGTGTCGATGTCGACTTCCCAGTTGCCCGTGCCGGCGACGCGTTCGGCGCGCGAAAGCCTGCGCCGGCTTTCGGCGAGTTCCTTGGCCTGCGTTTCGATTTCCGCGATGCGGCTCCTGTTTTTTCTTTCCAGCAGGCCCACCAGCAGGGCCATGGCCGGCATGGTGGCGATGAAAACGAGGAAGCGGACGACGTCCTGGCTGTGGTAGGTGAAAAGCTCTCCCGGCTTGGACCAGTAGAAGAACAGGAAGGCCAGGGTGATGCCCACGCTGCAAAGGCCCGAGGCCGTGCCGCCGAGAAGGGACGACACGACGATGACCAGGGAGAAGATCAGGACGGGGTTGGGCAAGAGGATTCCTGCCCGGGCGCAGGCCGCCAGGATGGCGATGATGCACACGACGAGTCCTGGGCCGGCCAGGAATTTTACGTTGCTCGTACGGTGGTGCATCTTGGCCTCTGCATGCCGATGCGGTTCGTATCCGCCGCGAGCCAACAGGCTGAGCCTCGGCCGCCACCCTACCCGAGGAAGCCGGAAAACGGAAGGAGGAACTCGGGCCAGGCGACTTCGCGGGGGAGGGCGCCCGTTTCCCTCGCGGCCACGCCCGGCTTGCGCTGGCATTTTCCCTTCGTTATCCTGGCTGCATACGCCAATGCGCCCAAGGAGTTCCCATGCCCACCCGCTACGTCCACACCAATGTCATCGCCCGCGACTGGCGGGTTCTGGCCTCCTTTTACGTCCGGCTCTTCGATTGCAAGCCCGTGCCGCCCGAACGGGACCTTTCCGGCGACTGGCTCGACGCCGCCACGGCCATCGAAGGCGCGCACGTAACCGGCGTCCACCTGCGCCTGCCCGGCCACGGCGATACCGGCCCGACACTGGAAATCTTCTCCTACGACGCCATGCCCGACCATCCCGACATCGCGGCCAACACCCCGGGGTTTGCCCACATCGCCTTTCTCGTCGACGACGTGGCGGCCGTGGCCGAGGCGGTGATCGCCGCCGGCGGTTCGGCCATCGGGGACGTCGCCAACCGCGACGTGCCCGGCGTGGGCCGGCTGTCCTTCCAGTATCTGCGCGACCCCGAGGGCAACATCCTCGAGGTCCAGCGCTGGTCCTGACGCCGCCGTCCGCTTCCCCAACGATATCCGCCCCGTTTCCAGACCGGGGCTTGTGCGCTATGACGTCCCCGGCGGGATGTCCCGCGCCGGTCCATTTCTTACCCGAAAAGCGCCATGCCCGATTTCGTCCATCTGCACTGCCACACCGAATACAGCCTCCTCGACGGGGCCATCCGCATCGGCGACCTCGTCAAGACGGCCGCCTCCTTCGGCTCGCCGGCCGCGGCCATCACCGACCACGGCAACCTCCACGGCGCGCTGATCTTCTACGACACGGCCAAGAAGGCCGGCCTCAAGCCCATCATCGGCTGCGAGGTCTACGTGGCCGACGGCAGCCGCCACGACCGCGAACCCAAGTCGCCGCGCTACCACCTGGTGCTTTTGGCCCAGAACATGACCGGCTACCACAACCTGCTCAAGCTCGTGACGCTGGGGCACACCGAGGGCTTCCACTACAAGCCGCGCGTGGACAAGGAGCTGCTCGGCAAATATGGCGAGGGCCTGATCGCGCTTTCGGCCTGCCTCAAGGGCGAGGTCAACCAGAAGCTCCTCAAGCAGGGCAAGGACCGGGCCGTGGCCATGACCCGGGAATACATGGCCCTGTTCCCGGACCGCTTCTACCTGGAGCTGCAAGCCAACGGCATTCCCGAGCAGACCACGGTCAACAATTTCCTCATCGAACTGGCCGACGACCTCAAGCTCCCGCTTGTGGCCACCAACGACTGCCACTACCTGCGGGCCGACGACGCCGAGGCCCACGACATCCTGCTGTGCATCCAGACCGCCGCCTGCGTGGACGACCAAAAGCGCATGCGCTTTACCACGAAAGACCTCTACTACCGCACGCCCGACGAGATGGCCGCCGCCTTTCCCGACCTGCCGCAAGCCCTGGCCAACACCTGCGAGATCGCCGAGCGCATCGACCTGTCGCTCAAATTCGGCGACTACCATTTCCCGGTCTACAAGACGCCGCCCGGCAAATCCCTGGACGACGTCATGGCCGACATGGCCCGGGCCGGCCTCAAGGACCGCCTGGCCAAGATGCCGGGGGCGGAACCGAAGAAATACTGGGATCGTCTGGAGCTCGAACTCGACGTCATCAAGCAGATGGGCTTCCCGGGCTACTTCCTCATCGTCCAGGACTTCATCAACTGGGCCAAGGACCACGGCATCCCGGTCGGCCCGGGCCGCGGCTCGGCGGCCGGGTCGCTGGTCGCCTATGCGCTGCGCATCACCAACCTCGATCCGCTGCCCTACGACCTCCTCTTCGAGCGCTTCCTCAATATCGAGCGCGTGAGCATGCCCGATATCGACGTCGATTTCTGCGAGCGCCGCCGCTACGAGGTCATCCGCTACGTCACCGAGCGCTACGGCGAGGACGCCGTGGCGCAAATCACCACCTTCGGCACCATGAAGGCCAAGGCCGCGGTGCGCGACGTCGGCCGGGCGCTCGGCATGACCTTCGGCGAGACCGACCGCATCGCCAAGCTCATCCCCGAAGAGCTCAAGATGACCATCGACAAGGCCTTGGAGCGCGAGCCGGAACTCAAGGTGCTCATGCGCACCGATCCCCGCATCGCCCGCCTCATCGACGTTTCCCGCCGCCTGGAGGGCCTGGCCCGCCACGCCTCCACCCACGCCGCCGGCGTGGTCGTCTCCGACACGGCCATGACCGAGTACGTGCCGCTGTACAAGGGCAAGAACAACGAAACCGTGACCCAGTGGGACATGAAGCGGGTGGAGAAGGCCGGGCTCGT of Solidesulfovibrio sp. contains these proteins:
- a CDS encoding sigma-54 dependent transcriptional regulator — encoded protein: MAEKALLFVAPAQAVTPFFPLFKEAGITVGMVDSLPAALAAIRKSPPAVVFSQAKIGIYTAEALLAETHKEPGFPPVIVFTDRGTAAEAARCLELGARDYWLEPLTWEKIQAVLPREPAAAAAASPAPAAAPAVAPSDVAGKGFAIVGEHPLILRVLALARQVAKSKATVLISGESGTGKEMFARYLHASSDRADGPFVAINCAALPEHLLESELFGHEKGAFTGAIARKLGKFELASGGSILLDEISEMDLGLQAKLLRVLQESEFDRVGGTETVHVDVRVLATTNRRLEDAVAEGRFRQDLYYRLNVIPLKLPALRDRGEDVPRLALFFVEKFRKAYNLPRLAFSADAREWLLAHDWPGNVRELQNLMERAVLLAGAGPIRKAHFLLDGEDWQDEAGPDAEAAGAEAEDDTGEGEAFDAVAAARLFDGEVAAGAGEVVPLEVMERHMIIKSLDRTEGNRTQAAQLLGISVRTLRNKLNEYRKLGIDVP
- a CDS encoding glycosyltransferase, with the protein product MAPPATYNILMYSHDTYGLGHLRRTMAIAEHLRQRGVNILILTGSSLAGRYETPDGVDFVRIPGMIKKTNEEYLPLSIKINARHALNIRRNIIVATAKAFQPHLFIVDKAPMGLRREVIPTLKWLRRCMPRTRTILGLRDIMDDAASTSREWAEKGVYDVLDRYYSEIWVYGDKGLYDPVVEYAIPESISRKMVFTGYIPRHVPSPQSMARVRREERLSPEEKLVVVTTGGGGDGYPLMDAYLGMLEAGGAPEHRVIFVSGPFMPKSDREAVARRAGRLRARFYHFYRRMETLLGLADAVVTMGGYNTTCEILSQGKPCLVVPREVPRLEQRIRAEVLSAKGLIEFLPWDALTPRTIGERLSRLLGDPGPYRTAMATFPFTGLSVISQRVAAFREAMCRVDASACPPPDAAPR
- a CDS encoding LysE family transporter; the protein is MPAFFLKGFAIGAVIAMPFGAVGMLCLQRAITSGLRVGLLSGMGAAAADAFYGAVAAFGLTAVSDFLAEHARLLQMAGGLFLLGLGIRLLATKAAPKPAEVPKRRYAGAFVSVFLLTLTNPLTVVGFLAIFAGFGLGRLDAKTAEATAVVAGVFCGSMLWWAAIALGGKFLRLRLLARLGSIRRVCGALLAAFGLWAVFFAA
- a CDS encoding DinB family protein, translating into MKALSTTLSRYNAWANARLYAAMATLAPETLAAPSAVNFGSVIAIANHLVLADRLWLHRFTGQGEPVPSVDAVPYPALAALSAARLVEEARAEAFCRDLDATRLGGTLTYVTTDGRPMALPLALCLHHFFNHQTHHRGQIHGLLGAYGVKAADIDLLGFERETATCAGLAG
- a CDS encoding ATP-binding protein — its product is MHHRTSNVKFLAGPGLVVCIIAILAACARAGILLPNPVLIFSLVIVVSSLLGGTASGLCSVGITLAFLFFYWSKPGELFTYHSQDVVRFLVFIATMPAMALLVGLLERKNRSRIAEIETQAKELAESRRRLSRAERVAGTGNWEVDIDTGELYTSQGARRIYGLGGLGGPGVRPCTLRDVQHIPLPQYRPALDAALRNLLEGRGDYDLTFKIRRPTDGALIDIHSRATYDADDRKVFGTIQDVSAHKAIETDLIESRRRAEAANQAKSAFLANMSHEIRTPLNGILGMLQTLADTTLTEDQQGLLRAATRAATRLTQLLSDILDLSRIESGKMPLVSSVFDPGALVTAIDDIFQGAARGAGLTLRCLVGPGLPRALWGDEVRIRQILFNLIGNAIKFTDQGGITVSIDLLCLHDREARLLFVVSDTGPGIPDALMQTLCEPFTQAAGPPSRCVQGAGLGLSIVRKLTRLLDGEIAIDSEPGRGTDVYLSLPLRIPEAPDAPPPSVEPAAPPAAARSLRILLAEDDTISAVACRRLLEKMGHAVVIAPNGREAVDRFAGEDFDLIVMDIQMPVLDGLEATREIRDADKYGGKAAIPIIAMTAFAMAGDKDRILAQGLDGYIAKPVDRQQLRENIDRVLGAVRPGHAPGRHHEEPVS
- a CDS encoding VOC family protein, whose amino-acid sequence is MPTRYVHTNVIARDWRVLASFYVRLFDCKPVPPERDLSGDWLDAATAIEGAHVTGVHLRLPGHGDTGPTLEIFSYDAMPDHPDIAANTPGFAHIAFLVDDVAAVAEAVIAAGGSAIGDVANRDVPGVGRLSFQYLRDPEGNILEVQRWS